cacaggaaggccaaaaagatcttCAAGGACACCACCCGAGGCATTGCCTGTTCACCCAGatgtcatccagaaggcgaggtcagtacaggtgcatcaaagctgggactgagagactgaaaaacagcttctatctcaaggccatcagactgttaaacaactatcactagcacattagaggctgctgcctataggcatagactagaaatcactggccactttaaggaatggaacactagtcactttaataatgtttacatatctggcattactcatctcatatgtatatacggtattctatactattctacggtatcttagtcacttaataatgtttacatattttgcattactcatgtcatatgtatatactgctttctatactattctacggtatcttagtcacttaataatgtttacatatcttgcattactcatctcatatgtatatacggtattctatactattctacggtatcttagtcacttaataatgtttacatatcttgcattactcatctcatatgtatatactgttttctatactattctatggtatcttattcacttaataatgtttacatatcttgcattactcatctcatatgtatatactgttttctattctattctacggtatcttaatcacttaatgtttacatatctggcattactcatctcatttgtctatactgttttctatactattctactgtaactTAGTCCGTTCTGGTttgacatcgctcatccatatgtatatagtcttaattcattcctacatagatgtgtgtgtattgggtatatgttgtgtaatttgttagatattacttgttagatattactgcactgtcggaaataGAAGCACACGCCTTTCGCTacaccgcaataacatctgctaatcacgtgtatgtgaccaatcaaatttgatttgaaataattgTGAAGGGTTACACACAAGGTTACATTACACACCTTGATAAAAAATATTCAATGTGACTAATCCTATCTGTGAATCGGTCATTATTTGAACAATATGTCCTACTTTCTGGAACTGTTCCCAATAGGTGAGGAAGGACATTTAGCCTACTTTACCTTAGAAGAAAGGGGTGTGTGTAGTTTACCTACCACCTTGCACGGCACGCTCCTCCCAAGTGTGTGTGGTAAGGGCACAAGTATAGTTACGGTTGAGGAGAAGCTGAAAACATTACTACGTCCGAAGGAAGAGGTATCAGAAATTCTCTCGTAGTGGTTGTTCAATATGCCCGGCAGCTGACATCTCGCCAAACCCAATTATAAGGTAAATTTCTTGGATTGAAATGGCGCAGTATTTGGACCAGATATAGCGAGGAAGCGCTTCATATTAGAATATGCGAGCGATGCGTGATCGAAAGTTGCACTGGTAACACATAGCCCTGTTGTTGACGGCTGAGGTGCAAATTAGATATAGTTTGACAGTAGTGTTCTCAAAATGAAAGGCAACTACCTGTTTTTCTCCACCGTGCAATGAAATTCCAAGTACGATAGGAAAATGTATCCCAGTACAGCTTCATTTGAGGTTGAGCATAAACTATTCTACATAtgctttaaatgttgatatttagttgcgttgtcaaccaaacacaatttaaATATGACTTTTGCCATACAGTAAATAGCCTTAGCCTAAAGTTATCTTGCAAACGAATGtaacagtatctagtcaaccttaaaatgagtaacacatcggTGTCTACATTTCGAGGTAAGCCTAATGCAACTATACATGTCTTATGTAATCATAAAAAGCGGgaatgttcaagatagcatgcaagAGTCACAGGACTTAACAATTACCATAAAAATCTGCCAGAATCTcgaacagcattgatcacttgcgaTGTGTAATTTTAGAAGTGAACTCAACTACAATCCAGGACATTTGTTTTGTGCTATTAGATGAGGCACAGTAATAACGCATGAAGTTATTGCATATGTACAAAACATCTAACATTCTCCTTTTAAATGGTTGAACACGCAGtgatgacaactaaaccaaaaatctgacattgtttttccattagaatttggttgtgctttgaACTTAACAAACGTATAAACTCAACAATTtctacgattttactgagttacggttcatataaggaagtccagtcaattgaaataaattcattaggtcctaatctatggatttaacatgactgcagccatgggtgggcctgggagggcataggctgACCAACTGGGCAGCCAGGCCCAAACAATCAGAATGAGTTATTCCCACAAAAGGGCTGTATTACAGACAGAACAACTCCTCAGCACCGCCCACTAcccctcagacaatcccgcaggtgaagaaacctGATGTGGAAATCCTGGGCTGGCGTGCTTACGTGTGGTCTGcgtttgaggccggttggactactgccaaaattctctaaaacaacattggaggcagcttatggtagagaacttaacattcaattatctggaaacagctctgttggacattccagcagtcagcatgtcaattgcatgctccctcaactttagacatctgtggcgttgtgtgacaaaactgcacattttagtggcattttattgtccccagcacaaggtgcacctgtgtaatgatcatgctgtttaatcagattcttcatatgccacacctgtcagttggttgggttatcttggcaaatgagaaatgctcagtaacagggatgtaaacaaatttgtgcacacaatttgagagaaataagctttttgtgtgtatggaacatttctgggagtTTTTAatccagctcatgaaacatgggaccaacactttatatgttgtgtgttatatttttgttccgtgtagATGGTTGTAAGCATAGTGATATTACATTGGGAATTCAGCAAACCTCTGACACTTTTTGAGTGAGTGAATAAaggttgatcaatgagatttccacgtcaaccaaatattacccacatttccatgttgaaatgacgtggtgttCCCAGTGGGATATTAAATGAATTTGGCCAAGGggtagtggtggaaaaagtactcaattgtcatacttgagttagTGAAGATACCTAattgaaaatgactcaagtgaaagtcacccagtaaaatactacttgagtaaaagtctaaaagtatttggttttaaatatacttaagtatcaaaagtaaatggatttgtgaaaatgtacttaagtatcaaatgcaaaagtataaaccatttcaaattccttattaagcaaaccagatggcacaattctcccgttttttacattttttattatttttattgccGAATAGCCAAATGGCACACTCCaaaactcagacataatttacaaatgaattatttgtgtttagtgagtctgccagatcagacgTTGTAGGgctgaccagggatgttctcttgataagtgtgtgaattggaccattttcctgtccaaaTGTAAGGAGTACTTTTGTCAGGGAaagtgtatggagtaaaaagtacattattttctttaggaatgtaatgaagtaaaagttggcaaaaatataaatagtaaagtacagataccccaaaaaccgacttcagtaaaaatactttaaagtactacttaagtactttacaccactgccaagAGGTATGTCAAACAAATTTAGAGGGTACAATAAAATGTGACGTAATAGTACAATAGGCTACCCTTCGATGCACGACAGGGCCTGGGCGGCTCACAGGGATCCACATTACTCCATCAATGATCCAGTATTCAACTCAATACTTGTATTCCCTAAAAAAATAAGTTTTAAACTGTCATTTAAGATTTAAACTGCAAAACGTTCTCTctgtcccatggcaaaatgtgtggaaTTTCCCTGGGCCCGAGACGTGATTAGTCCAGCCATGCGCTGCAGCAGTCATAGTAAAACAACTTGTATGCTATTTTTATCGCACTCTAAAGTCATAGTTGTGTTCTGATTTTGACGCTGTCTCTGATGAATTCGCTATCTCAAAAGGAATCGCTGGGCTAGCCTACCTGCCTACCGATTTTACAGTTTCAAAATTTTGCCTAGAAcaatttctctttctttctctttctttttttttttttagacaggATGACGACAGGTGTCTGACTATCAGTATGTGTTGTTGACACAGAGTCAGGACATGCCAGTGCCACAGACAATTGTCTGgagtttctgtctgtctggactCTATGTACTGAACCTTTCTGGCAGGGTGCACGGATGAAGTTGCAGCTCACTCTATTGCTCTCTTGCGTGGGTGACCTCATCACTGTTTGCTTATCTCTTTGTTGATTGATGGCCAACTAATCAGTTTCTAAATATTTGTCCATCCTTGAGTCAGTATCAGGAGTAACAGTATGTTTTTTGAAGGATTATTTATATTAAGTCTTGTGACCTAATTATGTAATACTATTTGCTGATGTATTtaagaacatacacacacacactcacaaacacaccatcgcactgcacactgccctatcccatctggacaagaggaataccaatGTTAGagtactgttcattgactatagttaAGCATTCAACCCCATAGTACCCTCCAgtctcatcattaagctcgaggccctgggtctgaagcacgccctgtgcaactgggtcctgtacTTCCTGATGGCCTGtctccaggtggtgaaggtaggaaataacacctccacttcgctgatcctcaacactggggccccacaagggtgcgtgctcaaccccctcctgtactccctgttcacccatgactgcgtggccacgcacgcctccaactcaatcatcaaggttgccgacaacacaacagtagtaggcttgattaccaacgatgacgagacagcctataggaggtgagggctctgggagtgtggtgccaggaaaataacctctcactcaacgtcaacaaaacaaaggagatgatcgtggacttcaggaaacagcagagggatcaCCGCCCTATGCACATCAACGGGACCGTAGTGGAGAGgtggtggaaagcttcaagttcctctgtgtacacatcactgacaaactgaaatggtccacccacacagacaatgtggtgaagaaggtgtaACAGCGGCTCTTCAAccccaggaggctgaagaaatcactacttttacagatgcacaattgagagcatcctgttgggctgtatcactgcctggaacggcaactgcaccacccacaaccgcagggctctccagagggtggtgcggtctgcccaacccatcaccgggggcaaactacctgccctccagtacACCTATggtacccgatgtcacaggaaggccataaagatcattaaggacaaaaaccacccgagccacggcttGTTCACCCGGCTATCATCCAgcaggcgaggtcagtacagatgcatcaaagctgggaccgagagactgaaaaacaacttctatcaagggcatcagactgttaaacagccatcactagcttATTAGAGGCTGCCTATaaacatagacttgaaatcactggccacgttaataaatggaacactagtcactttaataatgtttacatattttgcattactcatctcatttgtatatacggtattctattctactgtatcttagtctatgccgctctgacattgctcgtccatatatttatatattcttaattccattcctttgcttagatttgtgtgtattgttgtgaaattgttagatattactgcactgttggagttagaaacacaagcattttgctacacccgcaataacattgcctaaacgtgtatgtgaccaataacatttgatttgataattggCGCTCAAATCAAGAGAAGCAGCAGGCTTCACCTGATACGCATTGTACATCTTGTCCATACAATGGCCCTTTGTACACTCAGCGGGAGCCTCATAACTCTGCCATCCACTGAAACAATTACTGCACCTCACCCAGTCTAGTCTGCCTGCCTGATTCAGGCAATTTGTTCCTTTCAAAATTGTTGTCTGCCAGCATTCTTCTGATCATTACAAGTGCTATGTTCTGCATAGCAACACTAAGCAAAGGATATAGCTTGTCAATTTGAACGAGGGAGAGGGCTTTGATGTCTTGTTGGGCCGGCGTTGTGGTTGAGGATGCCATGGAGTTGGGAGCAGGTGTGACGTTTTCATTCTCAACTGTTGCTTCTGTGACTAATACGTTGTCATAACACTGAAACCGAGCAAAAAGGTGTTAGACATTAATACATGTTGTGAAATCTGTCACGCACTATGGAAATACTGGTTTCCTTGTTTATTTTAGGCACATGGCCCATTGGCTGTAAATGTAAATTTTTTTGGTCACAAAACTCTGGCTTAACTCTTAAATACTACATGTGATAACTAAGATAATTTCTCACTCACTGAGCCAGGTCATTTTTAATGGAGGTCCAAGGGCAATGGGCGGAGGTCTTCGAGGGCTCTGACAGACAAGAGGACTCTGGTGGGGAGGGTGAGCTGCTGGGTAGCTCCACAGTCACCTTGGCTCCTCTGGTGGCcaaccctcctccccctcccgtTCGCCGCTCCCAGCCCCTCGTCATCCACAAGAGCAGGTAGGCCTACCTGACGTGACTTACACAATGGCCATGACTCCATTGGTTGACAGTGAATGACTCAATAGCATTTGACATGTCTTATACTTGCTACCGGCACAGAAGTCAATGAGTCATGTTCGGATATTGAGTCATATGTCACGTCCTGTTGTTCATGAAGGTTACAAAAGACTCCTAAAAATAGACAGGCCCtttttaattgaaatgtattggTTATATTGTGTGAATGTTATTTTCCTTTTTATACATTGTTGTATCCAGTTGTATTGTATTTGCGATTCACTTATTCCATTTAAaacgttttgtatttttttccagAATGAATAGCGTGGGACTGTCCTCTGTTCCTTCTATACCCAATCCCTTTCCGGAGCTGTGCAGCCCCTCTCAATCCCCAGTCCTGATTGGCTCTCTCTCACCACCAAGAAGTGACACCCATGTAAGATCAAGGGCTCAATTCAGCCAAGCctacattattatcattattattattatgtaattGGCTATGCAATCTTCAGGGATATTGTTCTGAATTAATTTGATTGGCAATGGGTAGGTAGAACTGTCACATTGATAACATTGCCTCTTTGGAATACAGTATAAGTTAATTTGACTGGTCTGGCAGAGGGGCCTCCAGAGGGGATAGAATGGATTCATGTTATTGACTGAGTTGTTCGCAGGGGTTAATTTGATTGGCTGAGGCCCCTGGGTATGCTTGTGCGTATTTAACGCTTGGCGACAGACTGTCACAAAAGCCATAGATGCTCCTGGGCATGACACTCACCACATACAAGCGTGCCACAAGCACattctaatacacacacacacgtaaagacaaacaaaaacacacctttttcctccaattacTGCCACGGTATCTTTACTTGTGGTATAGTTGCACAGACACATTCCATCATGTTGTGACGCCATCCATCATTGTCTGGATTAACATAGATTTATTAGTATGTTTGTTTAAAATACTTATGTgtttaatgtactgtatgtacctaGCTACTAGGTACAAATTGGTTTTGTTTGGCCCCATGGCTATTGCAAACATCAGAGCAAAAATGTTCAACATTTAACTAAGCTATTTTGCTGAAAGGATGAATTCAGCGGATATTGATACCTTGCTCGGAAAGAATGTGCAAACATCCCCCACGAGCAGTGTTGGagaacataatttaaaaaaataacttatgCTACAACGTTACTGACTATGAAAAGTAACTTGTTACATTACTTTTGCCTTACCAAAAACAGAAAACCCTCTGAAGATGCCTTACGTTTAGTTATTTATTCCTATCCCCAGTAAAAGGTGCACACTACCTTTTGAATGGCTTGCGTAGCCTaaaccaggggcgcaactttcactggggatggggacatgtccccccccccccccccctcacattctgaaattgcatttttgtcccccattgtatcacattccaatgataataCTAACGAGTGTGCTTTAGGACTATGCGGACGCCTTCGAGTgctcgggtaggctgtttggagtgtttatctgacagaaaaaaattatatataataATTGTcaccccccacttctaaaaccaaagttgcccCCCTGGCCTAAACCATCCACAGCCTAATCTATAGCTCTGGACTATACCAACTCGACTAATAATGACAGACCCAATATCTCCTTTACAATACTTTTAAATTAATTATTTTGTTGATTTATTTATACATAAGtaaatacatatactgtataaaaCCAACTGGGTGAAGTAAAATGAGAGTTCAAATACAAGAACAACTGGCTACCACTCTGTTTTACCCACCGATATGAACTGGGCTGTGAACTGTGTAATTGTTGTTCCCCTCCCTTTCTGTTTATGGCGAAGACGGAGCAGGAGAAATTTCAGTTCTTATCAACTGAGCCTAACTTGATTATCTACCTACATTGTTTGCTTTATTACTAGGCAATAAATGGGGCAGTCTCCTGAACCCGATGATCCTGTGTTTGCGTGTGAATCCTGCAAGTAGCTTCAGTCAAGATTCGAGGGGTCACATCTGTCCTTTTCTTCTACCAatttaaagtaatgtgaatactGCAGAGACGGCTATTGTCTCTGCCATCTCGCTAGCTATCTGCCGGCTACCATGCCAGCAACCCACCTCAACGTTTGTGCGGAAACAGGAAGAGTGTGATGAACATAGCCTAGGTAGAGggattccttttttttttttttaattgcgcCAACAAAGAATAAAGGAACTATTGTAAAAGTAACTGATtacttaaataaaaaaattaccgCTTTAGGTTACTCGTTACCACCAAAAAGTAATCTGAGTACTCTAATGCGTTACTTGCCCACGAGACTCCAAGCATTTGTTAATTATCTGGCCTGTTGTCGTCTCTTGCGGGAACGAGTCTGCTTTCGCTAAATAACAAGTGAAGTTTAAATCCAGTTGTACTGGTTTTGGAGTTGGCTGAGGAGAGAGACTGAGCTAGAGGTTGCGTCGGGGGTGTCATAAGTCCTCAATTTAACCTGTACCTGGCTCTCCTCTCAGGCCTTGGGGGCTCGGGCTAGGCCGTGTGCCAATCCCATCAGACCGGTTCTGGAACAAGAtaggaggagggacagaggaggTGTGAGTTCTTGTAAATAAGAGAGCGGGAGCAGGAGAGATTGAACAAGACAAGTTCAAGGGGAGGGTGAAGTGTCAAGGGAGTTAAATAAAGGATTATTTTTGGCTGTCACTATAAAAGCTGTTGACTGATTCTTGCCATCAGAAACAGTCTCTCACCCTGGTTAAGCTTTATAATGTGACAGTTCCAGAATTGGCCTATTGCTGTCCATTCCTATAGTTCATCTATGATCTCTTTTTCATCCTTTTAATTTATTTTCATTATGTAATTTTTGCCTTGATTTTGGATTTGTTTTCTTTTGTGTTTGTCTTGGTATGCATGTATGTTTGTTGAATATTACGCAATGTACTCTTTCTCAATGTAGTGTCTCTGTCTGCTTCTCTGGTCTAGCTGATCAAGGTGTTCGGCGAGGACAGTCACAGTCGGTCCCTGTGGGTGATACCCAGGGCCACAGCCAGGGACGTGTGCCATTTGTTGGTGCAGACAGCCCATTGTAGCGACCAGGAGAACTGGGCTCTGATCGAGCTGCATTCAGCCTTGGGCCTGGGTAAGACTGGACTGCACACTGTCCAAACATTGCCCAGCAAATGCCATTGGCATTCCAATTATTTGCAATTGTTTTTGGAATGTTCGTGGGTTGTCTAAAGGCGAGTCTAGATCAAAAAGTTTAGACGAGATGAGACAACTGGAgaacggtgtccatattaggacagcctcagagTTGGTTTGGTTTGACTCACTCTGACTTGAGAGAGCCTGCATACCAAGTAGCTCTCCAGGAGGGTTGGTCACCCCCTGTCCTACACTGTGTGAAGTATTTCTCCCTGCCCCCCCCAGAGCGAGTTCTGGAGGACCacgaggtggtggtggaggtgcaGGCTGCCTGGCCCTCCGAGAGCGACACCAAGCTTCTGTTCCGCAAGAACTACGCCAAATATGAGTTCTTCAGGACACCTGTGGTAGGCCTGCTGAGCTCTTCTGCATCCTCCACCATTTTGTCTAGGAAGAGAAGCTATTTCAAAGCCAAATGCCAAAGGCCCTTCTGAATGCATGGTCACACAGAGATCAGCTTAGATGGCTGGAAGGAAACGGTGGTTAATAGTATAACATGCAAGATGCTCTAACATGTATTCTGTACAAGGATTCTGATAGGATCTTGTGTTATGCCAGATTTTAGTCAGACGTGTGAGCAACGGGTTAGTGTGTTAATAATCACCGTCATCTGGATGTCCTGGTAGAATCAGTGTTAACATTTTGTTCTTATCACATTCACGTTGCTCATCCTGTTCATTAACACGGCTGACTTCATacacccacgcacgcacacacagtattatttttttttaaatatttcttacttaTAAGCATGGTAGGCAGGTTGATTCGCACAGGTGTGCGTGTCTTAACAGACAGTGGGCACTATCAACCTTTTTTGTCAGGTTTTAAACATTTGCTTTGATTTGCGTGACGTCTTGCCTTAACCCCCTTGAAACACTGCTATCAAGATTCAAGCCATTGCTCATAACCCTCCATACAGGCTCTAGCGAGACCGTATGTTATCGAAATAGCCCTTTGGTTTACAACTGTAGCTTCCTGTTACAGCTGTTCTTCCCCAAGCACATGATCTCAGACAGTGCTGATGTCACCAAGGGAATGACCTCAGCGGAACTCATCCAGGTAAGCAGCCTATTGGAGGGAAATGGAGCAAGGCCTACTGCTCTGGTATAGCTTCTCCTTTGTTGTGTATGTTAGGTTTCACTCTTGCTGAGGAGAAACTAGATGTGAACCCCTATATCAGGTTGCCAGGAAAGTGTATCAGGAAACAAATTGAATTGGCAGATATTGAGAATGACATTTCAATCATGTCAGAGGACGTACAGAAACAGTCTTTTGGAATGGTTTTTAGATCAGTAGTTGAAGTGATTACATTTTGAACCTTGTTGATTTGTCTATGCTTTTCTTCGGTTTATCCACTGTATCTTTGACCCAGATGTTGTTTCCTTGCCTCTATCCAGAATCTGCTGCAGTCGGGGACATGTCCTGAGATCCAGGGCTTCCTCCACGTCAGAGAGCCCAGCCGCAAAGCCTGGAAGAAGGTCTACTTCTTCCTCCGACGTTCAGGCCTCTACTGCTCCACCAAAGGCTCATCAAAGGTCAGCCATGGAGCACTAGATTTTGACAGAAATAGAACATCCAGAACTGAAAGTAATTTACAAGAAATGGCAAAGGCACATAAAGATGGTGGATTTCAGAAATGACTTCATTGTTTTAGCACTATGCACAGTTTCTAAACTACGGTGTGTGACATGGTTCAAAAAATAAGCACAATCTACCTTTTTAAATGATTTTTTTTCAAATTGGTGATGTCTTGGAGCTAAACTTGGGATCATGTCATTAGCACAGTATACGACACCAAAAAAAGGGTAACGGAGAGTAATGTACAATAAGTCAAAATTAGCACACGAGGCCTTTGTGGTAA
The nucleotide sequence above comes from Salvelinus namaycush isolate Seneca chromosome 35, SaNama_1.0, whole genome shotgun sequence. Encoded proteins:
- the grb7 gene encoding growth factor receptor-bound protein 7 isoform X2 is translated as MEVQGQWAEVFEGSDRQEDSGGEGELLGSSTVTLAPLVANPPPPPVRRSQPLVIHKSRMNSVGLSSVPSIPNPFPELCSPSQSPVLIGSLSPPRSDTHLIKVFGEDSHSRSLWVIPRATARDVCHLLVQTAHCSDQENWALIELHSALGLERVLEDHEVVVEVQAAWPSESDTKLLFRKNYAKYEFFRTPVLFFPKHMISDSADVTKGMTSAELIQNLLQSGTCPEIQGFLHVREPSRKAWKKVYFFLRRSGLYCSTKGSSKEPRHLQYVADLEDLNVYSITNSRKLYGAPVDFTFCVKPSKDRIRAQDLKLLCAENEQTRTCWTSAFRLFKYGRQLHCNYQLSQSAPRLQEVVSQRCESEASLVAMDFSGKAGGRVIQNAWEAQSAEREEGQAWRRREALRCSLPNLTPGSRPSSIHRTQLWFHGGVSRKQAQRLIEEQGLVDGMFLIRESQQHAQCFVLSLCYKLKTKHYLVIPCEEDGRKYYTMDDGLTLFIDLLQLVEFHQINKGILPVCLKHPCVCVAL